The sequence below is a genomic window from Oncorhynchus mykiss isolate Arlee unplaced genomic scaffold, USDA_OmykA_1.1 un_scaffold_212, whole genome shotgun sequence.
TTTCCTCCCTCTTAGATCCTTCTCTGTGGGTAGTTAAAGACAGAGAAGAAGATGTGGAATACCAGGAGAGAAGCGAGAGTGAGGAaggagatgaagaggaagagtATGTATGTGTGATAATAGAAGGGTCAGAGgttgaggaagatgaggaggaagaggaagaggaggaggaatacgAGGTGACATGTGTAGGGGAgtatgaggaggaagaggagtgtttGTTAGAGGTTgtggtgaaagaggaggaagaggagtgtttGTTAGAGGTTGTGGTgaaagaggagggagtagaggaggacgAAGAAGAAAGAGTGGAGAGGTatgagaaggagaagaaagagaaggaagaggaagaagagaagggagaagaagaagaagaagaggaggaggagacagccaACACATATCCCAGGTGTGTCCATCATCAGGGCCTGAAACTGAGTGTGAAGGGgctgagagggagacagacaggagaggagaagtacGGTCGGCTCAGAGAGATCCTAGGAGACCAGTATGTCAGGGAGGTTACCTGTGCCCCTGAAGGAGATAGAGTGGTCCTCCACCTCTATCACCCTAGGTGAGAGAGTTAGTTTGGACCTGAGCTGGTCTGGAGTCACTTACTGTATAAGGAGAGACATAGACATCTATTATGATTCAACTCACAGAACTGGCCTAGGATCAGTTTATACAACGCTAGTCATGATGACTATTAAAGCTTCAGCTCATACCGCTATCTTAAATATCTTTAGGGTCAGTTTGATGCTAaagtaaactctctctctctctctctgtctctctctctctcattctctttctctcacccctctctccctcattatccccattgctctctctctttctctctctctctgtctctttctctcaccctccttctcccatttgctctctctctgtctctccttttctctctttctctccccctctctctctgtttcaatctctctctctctccacctccctaccTCCTTCTCCCTGAGACATAGAATCTATCCTATGATGTTgaactggagcagactgagacatagaatctatcctatgatgttgaactggagcagactgagacatAGAATCTATCCTATGATCCTATGATAATCTATCctatctccccccctctctctctgcagtgtaccTATGTGTTCCCTGTTGAATCACCACTTCAGTCACCTGGCCACTAAATTCCCTGAGTGCAAGTTCCTGATGATCCTCGCCGGGCAGTGTGTCCCCAACTACCCTGTCAGCCACCTCCCCCACCCTGTTCATCTACGACTCAGGATGTATCATCAATTCACTGATAGGAGAGAAGGCCTGTGGAGGGAGGAACGTATTGGAAgatggtgagaacacacacacccacacacacacatacgcacacacacacacaaatacacatgcgcacacacacacacaaatacacatgcgcacacacacacacaaatacacatgcgCACACTCATTCAaatacacatgcgcacacacacaaatacacatgcgcacacatacacacacacacacacaaatacacatgcgcatacacacacacacacagacagacacacacacactctctctgtctctctctcgctaacctctgacctctgaccccctgCAGAGCTGAAGTGGATGCTGGCCCAGTCGGGGAGCGTTTGTGATTGACAGCTACGAGGCCTTATACCAGGAGGGCACGCCCATCACGACGCCGCGTTCGGAACAGGACCAGGAAGACTACAGCGATGACCAGTCTGATCACTATGACAACCAAGGCACCGAGGTGTAGTCATGGTTACAGGGACAAAGAGACAGCAGTGTAGAACTCTATGACATCATGAAACATTGGTGTAAACTCTGATATAATATCCCATTCATAAATGTTGGCTACTGTTGACTCATTACTCATTACAAATCTGATCCAGATCAGATTTAATACAGGTGTAGGTAGCTACTCATATTAACTTGTTACATGATGTGATCCAGATCAGATTTAATACAGGTGTAGGTAGCCACTCATATCAACTCATTACATGATGTGATCCAGATCAGATTTAATACAGGTGTAGGTAGCTACTCATATTAACTCATTACATGATTTGATCCAGATCAGATTTAATACAGGTGTAGGTAGCTACTCATATTAACTTGTTACATGATGTGATCCAGATCAGATTTAATACAGGTGTAGGTAGCCACACATATCAACTCATTACATGTGATCTAGATCAGATTTAATACAGGTGtagggttaaatgtggaagacacatttcagttgaatacattcagttggacaacagactaggtaccccccccctttccctttcctaaCTCATATTGAGCTCACTTGTTGTTTTTATAATATGCTGTAATAAAGTTTGTTATATCTTATTTTATAAACATGTCAGTCTCCAatgtctcagtctgctccagttcAACATCATAGGATAGATTCTATATCCGTCTGCTCCAGTTCAACATCATAGGATAGATTCTATATCAGTCTGCTCCAGTTCAACATCATAGGATAGATTCTatgtctcagtctgctccagttcaacatcataggatagattctatgtctcagtctgctccagttcaacatcataggatagattctatatcagtctgctccagttcaacatcataggatagattctatatcagtctgctccagttcaacatcataggatagattctatgtctcagtctgctccagttcaacatcataggatagattctatgtctcagtctgctccagttcaacatcataggatagattctatgtctcagtctgctccagttcAAATCATAGGATAGATTCTatgtctcagtctgctccagttcaacatcataggatagattctatgtctcagtctgctccagttcaacatcataggatagattctatgtctcagtctgctccagttcAACATCATAGGATAGATTCTATATCAGTCTGCTCAGTTCAACATCATAGGATAGATTCTATAATCAGTCTGCTCCAGTTCAACATCATAGGATAGATTCTatgtctcagtctgctccagttcAACATCATAGGATAGATTCTATATCAGTCTGCTCCAGTTCAACATCATAGGATAGATTCTATATCAGTCTGCTGCAGTTCAACATCATAGGATAGATTCTATATCAGTCTGCTCCAGTTCAACATCATAGGATAGATTCTATATCAGTCTGCTGCAGTTCAACATCATAGGATAGATTCTATATCAGTCTGCTGCAGTTCAACATCATAGGATAGATTCTATATCAGTCTGCTCCAGTTCAACATTCATAGGATAGATTCTATATCAGTCTGCTGCAGTTCACAATCATAGGATAGATTCTATATCAGTCTGCGCATCCAGGTCAACATCATAGGATAGATTCTATATCAGTCTGCTCCAGTTCAACATCTTAGGATAGATTCTatgtctcagtctgctccaggtcaacatcataggatagattctatgtctcagtctgctccagttcAATATCATAGGATAGATTCTATATCAGTCTGCTGCAGATCAAGAAGGATAACTGTGACCAACNNNNNNNNNNNNNNNNNNNNNNNNNNNNNNNNNNNNNNNNNNNNNNNNNNNNNNNNNNNNNNNNNNNNNNNNNNNNNNNNNNNNNNNNNNNNNNNNNNNNNNNNNNNNNNNNNNNNNNNNNNNNNNNNNNNNNNNNNNNNNNNNNNNNNNNNNNNNNNNNNNNNNNNNNNNNNNNNNNNNNNNNNNNNNNNNNNNNNNNNNNNNNNNNNNNNNNNNNNNNNNNNNNNNNNNNNNNNNNNNNNNNNNNNNNNNNNNNNNNNNNNNNNNNNNNNNNNNNNNNNNNNNNNNNNNNNNNNNNNNNNNNNNNNNNNNNNNNNNNNNNNNNNNNNNNNNNNNNNNNNNNNNNNNNNNNNNNNNNNNNNNNNNNNNNNNNNNNNNNNNNNNNNNNNNNNNNNNNNNNNNNNNNNNNNNNNNNNNNNNNNNNNNNNNNNNNNNNNNNNNNNNNNNNNNNNNNNNNNNNNNNNNNNNNNNNNNNNNNNNNNNNNNNNNNNNNNNNNNNNATTTTAAATAGTGTATTATCGATACAATGATAGAGCCTAtgattcactcacacacacacacggcaggtagcctagtggttagaggagcaGGTAGCCctatggttagaggaggcaggtagtctagtggttagagggaggcaggtacctagtggttagaggaggcaggtagtctagtggttagaggaggcaggtagcctggtggttagaggaggcaggtagtctagtggttagaggaggcaggtagcctagtggttagaggaggcaggtagcctagtggttagagcgttggactagtaacccaaaGTTGCACATTGAATCCCcgtagctgacaaggtacaaatctgtcattccgcccctgaacaaggcagttaaccccactgttcctaggcagtcattgaaaataagaatttgttcttaattgactttcctagttaaataatggtaaaaaaaaacacacactcagTCTCTCTAAAATGGTATAACTGTCTTCattttgccggaccccaggaagagtaatgcTGTcttgaggatccataataaatagaaATATCACTCTCAGTCCAGAGGTACGGGCACAAGGACAGACACACCAGGTTAGCGGCGTAGAAACATATCTGCATCAGcaccacacagtctcctctgttcAAATATATGGACGACGGGCCGATGTAGGCCAGGTCATAGTTCACCAGAGTCAAAGGACGCCCGCAGTGCTTGTCGCTCAGGGCAACCAGGGCCCGCGCCATGCTGTACTTGGCGCCGCAGCTGAAGGCCGTCACCGACCTCACAGTGGAGAAGTGCATCAGGAAACACGGGTCGTCCTACAGGAGGGGGGGGGCGGGGGAGGTGAGATCATCAAAGGGGaacgagagggggggggggggggaggtgagGTCATCAAAGGGGaacgagaggggggggggaagagaggtgagGTCATCAAAGGGGGacgagagggggtgggggagagatgaGGTCATCAAAGGGGGGGAGAAGATAGGTGAGATCATCAAGGGGGACGAGAGGGggtggggaaagaggagaggtgaggtcaTCAAAGGGGGACGAGAAGAGAATCCGACAGAGAGGGGTGTGTTGTAATGGAACATCTGCTTGCCTTGCAGCGAGGACAGATCACGGTGGCCCCTAGAAGTCAACACTTAAATGTAAACAATGATGATATGTCAAAATCTGAGAATGATGATGTGTTCCTTACCACGTCGGGATCCCGCCCGTCCAGCAGGGTGAGGTCCTGGAGGAGCCAGACTTCTGTCCTCAGGTAGGAGTCCTCCAAGCAGGAACTCAGGCAAAACTGAGACTTGAGCTTCTTTTTTGATCCGGAATTCTGGAATTCAGCAACTTGTTTGATCCAGAATAGAGTGATTTCTGAGATCTCACCACACACAGCTGCACCTCTTTGGTCTTGGTCACTGTGGACCAGAGGACAGCGATTATGTTTCGGGAAAGGAAAAGTCAAGCAGTTTTTTCTCAAATAAAACCAAagtcgttttttttttctccccccaaTAGGGGATAAAATGCATTGTTCCAAACGGGATGTCGTTTTCCCGAGGACAACGGATGTTATGCAGCAAAGGAAATTCAATTAGCGAGAAGAAGTACACTCTCCTCTATTTGGTGACGTTCACGGACTGAATCCACAGACAAACTATTCAAGCCTATTTTGACATATTTTACATAGCAGATGTCGTGTGTTATATGACCCTTTTAGTATCCTCATCAACAAgacttcaatcaatcaatcaatccatcatTAAAAATAACAAGTCGACCTAAAAAACAGATTGCACAGAAACATCGTCATCTCCGCGTCAGAGACCAAAGGAAAGTAAGAACGGAGAAAACAGAAGAAAAAACCAGAgggggaagaagaaaaaaaaacagaacatcattttagaaagagaattgGTCCcacgtgggaattgaacccacaaccctggcgatACAAGCatcgtg
It includes:
- the LOC118947858 gene encoding exocyst complex component 1-like; translated protein: MSSLLRKEMQRMLFRPEGQKLQKFIEIHEATSGRTFSLCLRDQDQRGAAVCGEISEITLFWIKQVAEFQNSGSKKKLKSQFCLSSCLEDSYLRTEVWLLQDLTLLDGRDPDVDDPCFLMHFSTVRSVTAFSCGAKYSMARALVALSDKHCGRPLTLVNYDLAYIGPSSIYLNRGDCVVLMQICFYAANLVCLSLCPYLWTESDISIYYGSSRQHYSSWGPAK
- the LOC118947857 gene encoding cilia- and flagella-associated protein 251-like — its product is MQQANENQARRDRSCFESLTLWDLKSHNHNPSLWVVKDREEDVEYQERSESEEGDEEEEYVCVIIEGSEVEEDEEEEEEEEEYEVTCVGEYEEEEECLLEVVVKEEEEECLLEVVVKEEGVEEDEEERVERYEKEKKEKEEEEEKGEEEEEEEEETANTYPSVPMCSLLNHHFSHLATKFPECKFLMILAGQCVPNYPVSHLPHPVHLRLRMYHQFTDRREGLWREERIGRCRGAFVIDSYEALYQEGTPITTPRSEQDQEDYSDDQSDHYDNQGTEV